The genomic DNA GTCCGCCGCGAGCAGGTGCTCGTGGAGGCGCTGGTGGTGGAGATCTCGGACGAGGCGGCACGGCGGCTGGGCGCGCAGCTGCTGGTGGCCGGCCGCGACGGCAACATTCCACTGGGCTACACCAACTTCCCCGGTGGCGCGCCGAGCATCGGCGCGCTGGCCGCAGCGGCGGCGCGGGTGCGCGAGGGCGACACCGACTCGCCGGTCGTCCGCAACGCGGTGAACTCGCTGCTCGGATACAACGGCGGGCTGATGGGCCTGGCCGGAAACACCGGCAGCGCGATGTTCGGGCTGATCATCGACGCGGTGCGCAGCGACACCTCGTCGAACCTGCTGTCCACGCCATCCATCCTGACGCTGGACAACGAGGAGGCCCGGATCCTCGTCGGCCAGGAGATACCGGTGACCACGGGCGAAGTGCTGGGCGACGCCAACACCAATCCGTTCCGAACGATCCAGCGCCAGGACGTCGGCATCCAGCTGGTGGTGCGGCCGCAGATCAACGCCGGCGGCGGCATCACCCTGGCGTTGCGGCAGGAAGTCTCCTCGGTCGCCGGCCCGGTGAGCGAGACGTTCAACGAACTGGTGCTGAGCAAGCGCGAGATCGAGACCCGCGTGCTCGCCGACGACGGCGCGATCGTCGTGCTCGGCGGCCTGCTCGACCAGAACGACCGCAACACCGTCAACAAGGTGCCGGTGCTCGGCGACATCCCCGGCCTGGGCGCGCTGTTCCGCAGCACCGCCCGCGAGCGCAACAAGACCAATCTAATGGTCTTCATCCGCCCCACGATCGTGCGCGACGCGGCGCAGGCGCAGGCGGTCACGGCGCCCCGTTACGACTACATGCGTGCGCGCCAGCTCGACAGCGGCGGCACCAGCGCCGACGGCCGCACGATGCTCGACACGCTGGTCCGCGACTATTTCGGCACCACCCCGCCGGTGATGCCGCCGCCCGCGCTGGCGCCCGTTCCCGCCACCACCGATGACGCGCAGCCGTGAGTGAAGCCGCGCCAGCGCTGGCCTACGCGTTCGCACGCCAGCACGGGCTGCTGCTGCTGGCGCTGGGTGACGGCCCGGCGCGCGTGGGCATGCGCGAAGGCGCGTCGCCCGCCGGCCTGGTCGAAGTGCGGCGTGCCCTCGACCGGCCGCTCGACGTCCAGGTATTGCCCCGCGACGAGTTCGATCGCCGCCTGTCCGAAGCCTATGCGGGCAATGGCCTCGCGGGCGCGGAAGGCATCGGGCAGGGCGACGACCTCGACGCGCTTGCCGACGACCTGCCGGCAACGGCCGATCTGCTCGATGCGCAGGACGATGCCCCGGTCATCCGCCTCATCAACGGGCTGATCGCCGAGGCCGCACGCAGCGGCGCCTCCGACGTGCACATCGAGCCGTTCGAGAGCGCGCTTCTGGTGCGCTTCCGGATCGACGGCGTGATGCGCGAAGCCCTCACGCTGCCGCCGCGGCTGGCGCCGATGCTGGTCTCGCGGGTCAAGGTCATGGCACGCCTCGATATCGCCGAACGCCGGGTGCCGCAGGATGGCCGCATCTCGCTGGCGATGGGCACCAAGGCGCTGGATGTGCGCGTCTCCACGCTGCCGGCGCGCAATGGCGAGCGGGTGGTCATGCGCATCCTGGACAAGGGTGCGGGCGTCCGCCCGCTGGAGGCGCTGGGCATGCCGGCACCGGTGCTTGCCGCGTTGCGCACGGCACTGGCGCAACCCAACGGCATCGTGCTGGTGACCGGGCCTACCGGTTCCGGCAAGACCACCACGCTCTACGCGGGGCTGCAGGCGCTCAACGACGGCAGTCGCAACATCCTCACCGTGGAGGATCCGGTCGAATACGCGGTGGACGGGATCGGCCAGACCCAGGTCAACGCGCGCGTCGGGATGTCGTTCGCCGCCGGGCTGCGCGCGATCCTGCGCCAGGACCCGGACGTGGTGATGATCGGCGAAATCCGCGATCCGGAAACCGCGCAGATCGCGGTGCAGGCCAGCCTCACCGGTCACCTGGTGCTGTCGACCGTGCATACCAACGATGCGCTGGGTGCGATCACCCGCCTGCGCGACATGGGGATCGAATCGTTCCTGCTCGCGAGCACCGTGCGCCTGGTACTCGCGCAGCGCCTGATCCGCCGGCTGTGCCCGCATTGCCGGCAGCCGCGTGCGCCCGACGCGCTGAGCGCGAGGTTGATGGGCCCGGGCTATGACGGCGCGCTGTTCGCGGCGGCGGGCTGCGCGCAATGCCAGCAGTCGGGCTACGCCGGGCGCATCGGCGTGTACGAGGCGGTGACCATCGACGAGCGCCTGCGTGCGCTGATCGGCGCTGGCGCCGATGAGGACGCGTTGGCCCGGGCGGCTGCCGTGTCCGGAGACTGGCTTGCGGATTCGGCGCGCGCCTGCGTTTCCGCCGGCACCACCACCCCGGAGGAAGCGCTGCGCGTGGTGCGCCAGGATGAGCGGAGCGTGCCGGCGTGAGCGCCTGGGAGTACGAGGCACTCGACGACCGCGGTCGACCGCGCAACGGCACGCTCGCCGCCGCCAGCGAACGCGAGGCACGCGAGCACCTGGTGCGGCGCCGTCTGTGGCCACTGCGGCTGTCGCCGGCGGCCACGCCGACCGCCAGGCTGCGCGGCCGTTTCGGCGCCCGCGAGCTGGCACTGGCCACCCGCCAGCTGGCGACCCTGGCGGCGGTTGCGCCGATGGAGGAGGCCCTGCGCACCATCGGCACCCAGTCCGAGCGACCGGGTACGCGCCGGGTCCTGCTGTCCACCCAGGCCGCGGTGGTCGAAGGCTTCCGGCTCTCGGAAGCGATGGCACGCCAGGGCAAGGCGTTCCCGCCGCTGTACCGGGCGATGGTCGCGGCGGGCGAGAGCACCGGTGCGCTGCCCGACATCCTGGAGCGGCTGGCCGACCTGCTGGAACGGCAGCAGGAAGTCCGCGGCAGACTGGTCGCGACGCTGGTGTACCCGATGGTGCTGGCAGTCACCGCGGTGGCGGTGGTGATCGCGCTGATGACCTTCGTGGTACCGCGCGTGGTCGAGCAGTTCGACTCGATGGGCCGTGCGCTGCCCTGGCTGACCCGCGCGGTGATCGCGGTGTCGGACGCGATGACCACGTGGGGCGTCGTGTTCGCAGCCGTGCTGCTGTTGGCCGGCGTCGCCGCACTGCACGTTCTGCGCAGGCCGGGCCCGCGGCTGCGCTTCGACGGCGCCCTGCTGCGCACGCCGATCCTGGGGCGGATGCTGCGCGACCTGCATGCCGCACGCCTGTCGCGCACCCTGGCGATCATGCTCGCCGGCGGGCTGCCGCTGATGGAGGGCCTGCGCATCACCGCGCGCACCGTGGGCAACCGCGTGCTGCGTGACGCCACCGACGGGATGGCCGATGCGATCCGCGAGGGTGCCAGCCTGTCGACCGCGATGCGCCGCGCCGGGGTGTTCCCGCCCACGCTGCTGTACATGGCCGCGAGCGGCGAGGACAGCGGCCGCCTGGCGCCGATGCTCGAGCGCGCCGCCGACTATCTCGAGCGCGAATTCAACACCTTTACCTCCGCCGCCATGAGCCTGCTGGAGCCGGCGATCATCATCGTCATGGGGGCGGCGGTGGCGGTCATCGTGCTCTCGATCCTGCTGCCGATCCTGCAGTTCAACTCCCTGGTTGTCGGCTGATCCCACTTCGTTTCCGGAGCGTTCCATGTCGTATCGCCAACCCGCTTGCCCCGCGCGCGCGACGCGCGTCCACCTCCAGCCACGGCGCCCAGGCGCCCACGGGCTCCCTGCTCCGGCAGAACGCGACGAGACAAGCGGACTCCCCTCTCCCGCCCTGCGGGAGAGGGGCATCGGAGGACGGCCTGCGGCCGCCGTTCTCCAGGGGGGCTTCACCCTGGTGGAACTGATGGTGGTGATCGTGATCATCGGCCTGCTGGCCACGGTGGTGATGATCAACGTGATGCCCAGCCAGGACCGTGCGATGGTGGAGAAGGCACGTGCCGACATCGCCGTGCTGGAGCAGGCGGTGGAAACCTACCGCCTGGAGAACCTGAGCTATCCGCCGACCACCGATGGGCTGCAGGCGCTGTTGCGGGCGCCGGCGGGTCTCGTCCGACCGGAGCGTTACCGCCAGGGCGGCTACATCCGCCGGCTGCCCGAAGACCCGTGGGGCAACCCGTACCAGTACCGCCATCCGGGCGTGCACGGCAGCTTCGACGTCTATTCGCTGGGTGCGGACGGGCGCGAGGGTGGCGAGGGCGACGCCGCCGACATCGGCAACTGGAACTGACCCGGAAACGGGCCGCACCGTGGACCGGCCGCAGGCGCCGCACGTACCCCGGGGTTGCCGCGATGCACGCGGGCGGCGCGCGCAGGCACATGCACAGGGAGGCTTCACCCTCGTGGAACTGATGGTGGTGGTGGTGATCGTCGGACTGCTCGGCAGCGTCGTGCTGCTCACCGCGCCGACCGCGGGCTCGGGCCTGCGACGCGATACCGATGCGCTGGCGGCGCAGCTGGCGCGGGCGCGCGACGAGGCCATCCTGTCCACCCGCACAGTGCGCGCGGACATCGACGCGCAGGGATACCGTTTCGCGATCACGCGCCGCGATGGCTGGCAGCCACTGACGGCCGCGGGTTTCGCCCCGGAGGCCTGGACGTCGGGAATCTCCCCTGCCCTGCCACGCGACGCGCAGACACTGTCCATCGCCTTCGACCCCCTGGGCGCGGCCCAGCCGACGGAGCTGGCGCTGAGCGACGGACGCGACGTGGCGCACCTGTCGGTCGGCCCCGACGGCCGCGTGCACGTGAGCGGGACGCGTTGAGATGCACCCGTGCAGGCGCCATCCGCATGCGGGTTTCACCCTGCTGGAGATGCTGATCGCGGTGGCGGTGTTCGCGCTGGTGGTGCTGGCGCTGCTCAACCTCGCCGGCGAGAGCACCCGCACCGCGGCGGTGGTGGAGGAACGGGTGCTGGCGGCAATCGTCGCCGGCAACCGGGCCGTCGAGGCCGCGATCGAACCCGCGGCGAGCCTGGCCGCGCACACGACGGGCGTGGAACAGCTGGGCGGTCGCGAATGGCGGTGGACGCGCCGGCTTGCGCCCACCGATGACCCGGCGCTGTTGCGCATCGCGATCGACGTGCATCCGGCCGGCAGCGACCGCATTGCTGCCGAGCTGGTCGCCTTCAGGGCCGCCCGCTGATGCGCATGAAGGGCTTCACCCTGGTGGAGATGCTGGTGGCGCTGGCGGTGTTCGCCCTGCTGGCCGCGGCCGGGGTTTCGGTGATGGCCTACGCCACCGGCAGCCAGGGCATCGCGCAGGCACGCATGGCGCGGGTCGCCGACCTGCAACGCATGCGCGCGCTGCTGGAGGCCGATCTCGGACAGGCGGCGGTTCGCCGCACCCGCAACAACGCCGGCCAGCCGGCCGTACAGGCATTCACCGGCAGCGCGGATCCGCATGCGGCCGTGCTGTTCGCGTTCGTGCGGGCCGGCCACGACAATCCGCATGGCGCACCGCGCTCCTCGCTGCAGTACGTCGAGTACCGCCTGCGCGACGGCAACCTGCAGCGCAGCACGCGGCCGATGCTCGACGGCAGCCGCCTCGATCCTCCGCAGACGCTGATCGATGGCGTCCATGCCGCGCGGATGCTGTACCGCTACCAGGGCCAATGGCTGGACGGGTGGCCGGGCGGGGTCGACCGCGTGCCCGAGGCCGTGCGGCTGACGCTGGAGCTCGACGGCTTCGGCGTGGTCGAACAGTGGTTCCTCATGCCCGGACAGCCCACGTGACCGCGGCCCGCAGCCAGCGCGGGGTGGCGCTGCTCACCGTGCTGCTGCTGGTGGCGGTGATGACAGTGCTGGTGACCGTGATGCTCGACGACATCCGTTTCGCGCTGCGCCGCGCCGGGAACGCGCAGGCGCTGGCGCAGGCGCGCTGGCATGCGCTGGGTGCCGAGCAGATGGCGCTCACCCAGATCGAGCGCCTGGCGCGGCGCGACCCCGGAGTGACGACGCTCGCCGGTGGCTGGAACGGCCGTGCATTCCTGTTCCCGATCGACGACGGCGTGATCCGCGCCAGCGTCGCCGACGCCACCGCCTGCTTCAACCTCAACAGCGTCGTGTACGGCGCGGGCGACCTGCTGATGCGCCGCGAAGAGGGCATCGCCCAGTACGTGGCGTTGCTCGATGCGCTCGATCTCGGCTCCGCGCAGGCGCTGTCGCTCGCACACGCGCTGGCCGACTGGATCGACGCCGACCAGCAGCGCGAAGGCCTGGGCCAGGAGGATGCGGCCTACATGCGCGGCCGCGACGGCTACCGTACCGGCGGCACCCTGCTGGCCCATCCCAGCGAGCTGCGCGCGATCCAGGGCTACACGCCCGCGCTCTATGCGC from Luteimonas sp. YGD11-2 includes the following:
- the gspE gene encoding type II secretion system ATPase GspE, whose translation is MSEAAPALAYAFARQHGLLLLALGDGPARVGMREGASPAGLVEVRRALDRPLDVQVLPRDEFDRRLSEAYAGNGLAGAEGIGQGDDLDALADDLPATADLLDAQDDAPVIRLINGLIAEAARSGASDVHIEPFESALLVRFRIDGVMREALTLPPRLAPMLVSRVKVMARLDIAERRVPQDGRISLAMGTKALDVRVSTLPARNGERVVMRILDKGAGVRPLEALGMPAPVLAALRTALAQPNGIVLVTGPTGSGKTTTLYAGLQALNDGSRNILTVEDPVEYAVDGIGQTQVNARVGMSFAAGLRAILRQDPDVVMIGEIRDPETAQIAVQASLTGHLVLSTVHTNDALGAITRLRDMGIESFLLASTVRLVLAQRLIRRLCPHCRQPRAPDALSARLMGPGYDGALFAAAGCAQCQQSGYAGRIGVYEAVTIDERLRALIGAGADEDALARAAAVSGDWLADSARACVSAGTTTPEEALRVVRQDERSVPA
- the gspF gene encoding type II secretion system inner membrane protein GspF, translated to MSAWEYEALDDRGRPRNGTLAAASEREAREHLVRRRLWPLRLSPAATPTARLRGRFGARELALATRQLATLAAVAPMEEALRTIGTQSERPGTRRVLLSTQAAVVEGFRLSEAMARQGKAFPPLYRAMVAAGESTGALPDILERLADLLERQQEVRGRLVATLVYPMVLAVTAVAVVIALMTFVVPRVVEQFDSMGRALPWLTRAVIAVSDAMTTWGVVFAAVLLLAGVAALHVLRRPGPRLRFDGALLRTPILGRMLRDLHAARLSRTLAIMLAGGLPLMEGLRITARTVGNRVLRDATDGMADAIREGASLSTAMRRAGVFPPTLLYMAASGEDSGRLAPMLERAADYLEREFNTFTSAAMSLLEPAIIIVMGAAVAVIVLSILLPILQFNSLVVG
- the gspG gene encoding type II secretion system major pseudopilin GspG gives rise to the protein MRERGIGGRPAAAVLQGGFTLVELMVVIVIIGLLATVVMINVMPSQDRAMVEKARADIAVLEQAVETYRLENLSYPPTTDGLQALLRAPAGLVRPERYRQGGYIRRLPEDPWGNPYQYRHPGVHGSFDVYSLGADGREGGEGDAADIGNWN
- a CDS encoding GspH/FimT family pseudopilin yields the protein MDRPQAPHVPRGCRDARGRRAQAHAQGGFTLVELMVVVVIVGLLGSVVLLTAPTAGSGLRRDTDALAAQLARARDEAILSTRTVRADIDAQGYRFAITRRDGWQPLTAAGFAPEAWTSGISPALPRDAQTLSIAFDPLGAAQPTELALSDGRDVAHLSVGPDGRVHVSGTR
- the gspI gene encoding type II secretion system minor pseudopilin GspI; its protein translation is MHPCRRHPHAGFTLLEMLIAVAVFALVVLALLNLAGESTRTAAVVEERVLAAIVAGNRAVEAAIEPAASLAAHTTGVEQLGGREWRWTRRLAPTDDPALLRIAIDVHPAGSDRIAAELVAFRAAR
- the gspJ gene encoding type II secretion system minor pseudopilin GspJ, translating into MRMKGFTLVEMLVALAVFALLAAAGVSVMAYATGSQGIAQARMARVADLQRMRALLEADLGQAAVRRTRNNAGQPAVQAFTGSADPHAAVLFAFVRAGHDNPHGAPRSSLQYVEYRLRDGNLQRSTRPMLDGSRLDPPQTLIDGVHAARMLYRYQGQWLDGWPGGVDRVPEAVRLTLELDGFGVVEQWFLMPGQPT
- the gspK gene encoding type II secretion system minor pseudopilin GspK, translating into MTAARSQRGVALLTVLLLVAVMTVLVTVMLDDIRFALRRAGNAQALAQARWHALGAEQMALTQIERLARRDPGVTTLAGGWNGRAFLFPIDDGVIRASVADATACFNLNSVVYGAGDLLMRREEGIAQYVALLDALDLGSAQALSLAHALADWIDADQQREGLGQEDAAYMRGRDGYRTGGTLLAHPSELRAIQGYTPALYARLRPHVCALPTTAPTPVNPNMLGEADAPILAMLTEGRIDAARARRVIAARPPQGWRDPNAFWHAPGMEGAEPPQAAFEQVRLRSRYYRVRAEVDSGPAQVTLNALVEHEAEGADAPARVLSRDWSTER